In the genome of Massilia sp. UMI-21, the window AAGCTGGTTGAGGGCAAGTTCCCTGACTACACCCGCGTGATCCCGAAGGGCTACAAGAACGAGTTCACGATCGGCCGCGATGAGCTGCTGCGTTCGCTGCAGCGCGCCGCGATCATGACCAGCGACAAGTTCAAGGGCGTGCGCTGCATCATCGAGCCGGGCATCATGAAGATCAGCTCGACCAACGCCGACCAGGAAGAGGCCGTGGAAGAACTCGAGATCGACTACGGCGGCGACACCATCGACATCGGTTTCAATGTCACTTACCTGCTCGACGTGCTGAACAACCTGAAGTGCGACCAGGTGAACATCGCGCTGGGCGACTCGAATTCGTCGGCCCTGATCTCGATTCCCGACAATGGCGACTTCAAGTATGTCGTCATGCCGATGCGTATCTGATCAGCGGCTCCGGGATCGTCGCCAGCTGAGTTAGTACTGTAGTGCCCGATTAGCTATCACCGTCATCCCGGCGTCGGCCGGGATCCAAGTTTGCGTGAACATCAGGAACTTGGGTTCCGGCCTGCGCCGGAACGACGGGTCCAGGTTGCGGCTTATGGCAGGCAACCTGGATCACCCGTTTTATAGAAAGCAGTCCATGTCCGAGAATACCCAACCAGAAATGACCCCCGTCCCCAAAACGGACGATTACGGCGCGTCCTCGATCCAGATCCTGGAAGGCCTGGAAGCGGTGCGCAAGCGTCCGGGCATGTACATTGGCGACACCTCGGACGGCACCGGCCTGCACCACCTGGTGTTCGAGGTGCTCGACAACTCGATCGACGAAGCCCTGGCCGGCTACTGCACCGAGATCCACGTCACGATCCACTCCGACAACTCGATCTCGATCACCGACAACGGCCGCGGCATCCCGACCGGCGTCAAGATGGACGACAAGCACGAGCCGAAGCGCTCGGCAACCGAGATCGCCCTGACCGAACTGCACGCCGGCGGCAAGTTCAACCAGAACTCGTACAAGGTGTCCGGCGGCCTGCACGGCGTGGGCGTGTCGTGCGTGAACGCCCTGTCGAAGCTGCTGCGCGTGACCGTGCGCCAAAAAGGCAAGGTACACCAGCTGGAATTCTGCCGCGGCGTCCCGGTGGACCGCCTCATCGAAGTGGTCGACGGCGTCGAAGTCTCGCCAATGAAAGTGCTGGGCGAGACCGACAAGCGCGGCACCGAAGTGCATTTCTGGGCCGACGAAGAAATCTTCACCACCGTCGAGTTCCACTACGAGATCCTGAGCAAGCGTATCCGCGAACTCTCGTTCCTGAACAACGGCGTCAACATCAAGCTGAGCGACCACCGCAGCGGCAAGGAAGAAGTGTTCGCTTTTGAGGGCGGCACCCGCGGCTTCGTCGAGTACATCAACAAGGCCAAGAGTGTGTTGCACCCGACCGTGTTCCAGGCCACCGGCGACCGTATGTCGGACCAGGGCACCAACATCTCGGTGGACGTGTCGATGCAGTGGAACGACGCCTATAACGAGCAGGTGCTGTGCTTCACCAACAACATCCCGCAGCGCGACGGCGGCACCCACCTGACCGGCCTGCGCGCGGCGATGACGCGCGTGATCAACAAGTACATCGACGAGAACGACTTCGCCAAGAAGGCGAAGGTGGAAATCTCGGGCGACGACATGCGCGAAGGCCTGACTTGCGTGCTGTCCGTCAAAGTGCCGGAGCCGAAGTTCTCGTCGCAGACCAAGGACAAGCTGGTGTCGTCGGAAGTGCGCGGCCCGGTGGAAGAAATCGTCGCCAAGACGCTGACCGACTTCCTGATGGAGAAGCCGAACGACGCCAAGATCATCTGCGGCAAGATCGTGGAAGCGGCGCGTGCGCGCGAAGCGGCGCGCAAGGCGCGCGACCTGACCCGCCGCAAGGGCATCATGGACGGCCTGGGCCTGTCGTCGAAGCTGGCCGACTGCCAGGAACGCGACCCGGCGCTGGCCGAGCTGTACATCGTCGAGGGTGACTCGGCAGGCGGCTCCGCCAAGCAGGGCCGCGACCGCAAGTTCCAGGCCATCCTGCCGCTGCGCGGCAAGGTGCTGAACGTGGAAAAGGCGCGCTTCGAAAAGATGCTGTCGTCGGAGCAGATCACCACCCTGATCGCGACGCTGGGCACCTCGATCGGTCCGGACGAATTCAACGTCGACAAGCTGCGCTACCACCGCATCATCATCATGACCGACGCGGACGTCGACGGCGCCCACATCCGCACCCTGCTGCTGACCCTGTTCTACCGCCAGATGCCGGAGCTGGTGGAGCGCGGCCACATCTACATTGCGCAGCCGCCGCTGTACAAGGTAAAGCACGGCCGCGACGAGCGCTACCTGAAGGACGACCTGGAAGAAGCGAGCTACATGATGATGGTGGCGCTGAACGGCGCCTCCCTGATTCCGCGCGAAGGCGCCGAGCCAATCGTCGGCGAAGCGCTGGCCGAGCTGGTGCGCCAGTACAACCTGGCCAACGCCATCATGATGCGCCTGACCCGCGTGATCGACCGCGCGGCGCTGACCGCGATCATGGGCGGCGTCACCCTGCAGATGACCACGCTGGAAGACGCCACCGCCTCGGCCCAGGCAATGGAAGCGGCCATCAATGACCCGGCCGTGAAAGTGGTCGTGCGTTCGGACGAACTGAGCGAAAAGCACGCGCTGCGCATCGAGCGCATGCGCCACGGTAACGTGAACGTGACCTCGATCGACGCCGACTTCGTGCAGAGCAACGACTACGCCGTGCTGGCCAACGCCGCTGCCACCTTCCAGGGCCTGATCGGCGAAGGCGCCATCATGCGCCGCGGCGAAGGCGAGAAAATGAAGGAGTTCGCGGTGCGCGGCTTCCACGAAGCCATGCTGTGGCTGCGCGACGAAGCCGAACGCGGCGTGACCAAGCAGCGCTACAAGGGTCTGGGTGAGATGAACCCGGAACAGCTGTGGGAAACCACGATGGACCCGACCGTGCGCCGCCTGCTGAAGGTGCAGATCGAGGATGCGATTGCAGCGGACCAGATCTTTACTACCTTGATGGGCGATGAAGTCGAGCCGCGGAGGAACTTCATTGAGTCGAATGCGCTGCAGGCGGGGAATATCGACGTCTGATCGTCCTGCCTCTTCAAGCAAACGGCCTCGTATGAGGCCGTTTTTATTTCTGTTATCGCTTGCGAAGCGACACCCTCAATCCTGCTCGGGAATCGGTCCGATCACCAGGAACTGGTACGACATCGCACCGAGAAAAGCAATGCCCGCGCCCGTCAGCAAGGCCGGCACGAAGGACCAACTCTGCGCGATATAGCCGGTGAAAATCGGCGCCAATGCGCCACCGATGAAGCCACCGAAGTTCTGGATCGCGCCAAGCGACGCCACCCGGCTGCGCGGCGCAACCGCGGTCGCCAGCGACCACGAACAGGCCGAGGCCGCGTTGGCGAGGAAGATCACGACCGAGATGCAGGCAATCGCCGCAGTATTACTCTCGACCAGCGCAGCCGGAATCGTGAACGCCACCATGCCCAGCATGGCCAGCACCACCGCCGTGCGGCGCCCCTTCACAGCGGAAGCCGCATGCCGGGTAATCCGATCGGACGCCCAGCCAGCGATCAGCGCGCCGGCGAAGCCGCACAGGAAGGGAATCGTGGCCGCCACCCCGACGTAGGCCACGTCCATGTGGCGCTCGGTGCGCAGGTAGCCCGGCAGCCAGGTGAGGAAGACCCAATTCAAGTACACCGAGCCAAAGAAACCAAGCAGCATGCCCCAGGTGGCGCGGTGGCGGAACAGTGCGCGCCACGCCGCGAAACCTGCCGTTGGCGCGGCTTCGATGCTTTGGCCTTCGTCCAGGTAGGCACGCTCGGCCTCCGACAGCTCTTCGCGCACCGGGTCGCGATACAAGGCGATCCACACGACGGCCGCGACAATGCCCAGCGCTCCCGTGACGAAAAAGGCCCAGTGCCAGCTGGTGGCGGCGATCAGGGGTGACAGGCATAAGGGTGCGAGCGCAAAACCCAGCGGGGAGGCCGAGTTATAGATCCCGGTCGGTGTGCCGCGTGCGCGCAGCGGGAACCAGTTGCTGACGACCCGCGCCGCCGATGGAAACTGCGGCGCCTCGCCGATCCCGAGCACGATACGTGCGAGCACGAACCAGCCGAAGGTCGAGACCAATCCGCCCGCAGCCTGCGCCAGCGACCACACCACCAGGCCAGCGCCGAGCAGCCAGCGCGGGCCGATCTTGTCGACCAGCGCGCCGACCGGGAGCTGGCACAAGGCATAGCTCCAGGAAAAGGCCGACAGCAGCAGGCCCATCTGGCCGAGCGAGAGATCGAGGTCGACCCGGATGAATTCGTTGGCGACGGCGAGCGTGGCGCGGTCGAGGTAGTTGATGACGCCCGTGACGACCAGCAGGACGAGTGCCAGCGTTTGACGGCGACGGATGCGCGGAGGTGCGGCTTGACTGCCAGGGATATCGATCATGTCGAGATCGTATCAAATCAGTGTTAATGCGGGGAAAGATATTCTCTGCCCTACCCATTTATGCAGGACATATTGTTATTGATGAGATATTGAACAACAGCTAGACTGGCCGGCAACGAGCGCCGACCAACCCATGTCCGACTTCACCATCACCGCCACCGATGCCAAGGCCTGGAGCGACGCAGAGCTCGCCGCCACGATCAAGGCGTATCTGCAAATGCTGTACGCGGAGCTGAACGGTGTGAGCTATAACAAGGCTGCGGTCAATCGAACACTCCGTGCCGGCCCACTCGCCGGTAGGACAAAAGCGTCGATCGAGTTTCGAATGCAGAATATCTCGGCTGCTTTGTATGAACTCAAGATGCCGTACATTGCCGGCTATCTCCCCGCACGCAACATCGGCTCGGCAGTCAAAGAGAAGATGATCTCCCTGTTAAGCGCGGAAGGTATCGAGTCGCTGGAGGCGTATGTCCCGACGCCTGATGCCGATACGCTGTCAAAGCGGGTCGCCGACCTACGCCAACGGCATCTTGGCGCCGTGCCCAAGGGGGCGCAGTTGCCCCGCACGGCGACGGTAACGACGACAAGCTACGTGCGCGATCCGGCCGTGAAAGCATGGGTGCTGCAGGCGGCAAACGGCTGCTGCGAAGGCTGCGGCGTCCCCGCACCGTTCATTGGCATGGATGGGCTGCCCTACCTGGAAGTCCACCATGTCATGCCCCTGTCCAGCCATGGCTCGGACCAGACGACAAACGCGGTAGCGCTTTGTCCAAATTGTCACCGTCGCTGCCACTATGCGAAAGACCGCGACGAGTTCAAGCTGGCCTTGTATCAACAGGTGCCGCGCCTTGCTGTCGAAGTACCGGAACCGGTCGAGCAAGCGATTTTCGGCTGAAACCTGTTGTCCGACGATTTTCTGTGGATCCTGATCGAAAAGCCCGAGGCAGGCCGGGGCTTTCGATCATCCGCTAGGTTTTTATGAACATGTCCCGTAAGCGTAATACCCCGCCGACGTCCTCCGCACATCCGTGTACGCCGTCGTCATGTAATAGCCCAGGTACTGGTTCGAGTTCACCGCATACACCTGCCCGTCCGAGCCCAGGTAGGCACGCCCCGCCGACACGTGCGCGTAGTTGCTGGCAAACCAGGAGCTGCACGTATACGGCGCCGCCGCATTGCCGCTGACGATCTTGTCGATCATGGTCTTGATCGCCACCATCTGCCCGCCGCTCTTGGCCGGGAAGTTCACGTCGTCGTGCCCCCACCAGTCCCAGCATCCGCCCGGGTTGTTCGCCTTGGCCATCGCCTGCGGATACAGCACGACGATGTTGTTGGTGTCCGCCCAGCGGTTGTAGCCGGCGTTCTGGTAGAAGGCCGTGCCGACACTGGCGACGTTCTGCATGCAGCCGTGGAAGGCCACGTGCAGGCGGCAGGACTGCCCGGCGGCGCAGGCGGCAGGCACGTAGGCGTAGCCGCTGCTCGCCATACCGTGCGTGTTCGGGTTGCGGTTGCCCCAGAAGGCCGCCTGGTCGAAGTTGATGAAGCTGCCGCTCAAGGTGCCGGCGTTCTTCGCGTTCAGCGGCCCGTAGATCCACTTGAGGATCTCGCCTGCGGTGTCGAAGTTGCAGTTGTTGACGTAGGGCGAACCGTTGATGGCGCAGCCGCTGCCGAAGAAATCGGTCGGGATCGAGTGCTCGGCCGTCAGGTTGTTCTTGTAGACGATGTTCGCGGACGGGACGTAGTTGCCGTACATGGTGCGCAGGTCGTTCATCACCGGCTGGCGCACGGTGGAGTCGATGGTGCCCGACATCAGGTATACCTTGGATGCCGCCATGTTGCCGGTCGGGTCGATGTAGCCGTTGCCCGACCAGGTGTTCACCACCGAGATCAGGTAAGGCAGGTTGCGCGATGCGGTGTTGGCCATGCACGGACCGG includes:
- the gyrB gene encoding DNA topoisomerase (ATP-hydrolyzing) subunit B — its product is MSENTQPEMTPVPKTDDYGASSIQILEGLEAVRKRPGMYIGDTSDGTGLHHLVFEVLDNSIDEALAGYCTEIHVTIHSDNSISITDNGRGIPTGVKMDDKHEPKRSATEIALTELHAGGKFNQNSYKVSGGLHGVGVSCVNALSKLLRVTVRQKGKVHQLEFCRGVPVDRLIEVVDGVEVSPMKVLGETDKRGTEVHFWADEEIFTTVEFHYEILSKRIRELSFLNNGVNIKLSDHRSGKEEVFAFEGGTRGFVEYINKAKSVLHPTVFQATGDRMSDQGTNISVDVSMQWNDAYNEQVLCFTNNIPQRDGGTHLTGLRAAMTRVINKYIDENDFAKKAKVEISGDDMREGLTCVLSVKVPEPKFSSQTKDKLVSSEVRGPVEEIVAKTLTDFLMEKPNDAKIICGKIVEAARAREAARKARDLTRRKGIMDGLGLSSKLADCQERDPALAELYIVEGDSAGGSAKQGRDRKFQAILPLRGKVLNVEKARFEKMLSSEQITTLIATLGTSIGPDEFNVDKLRYHRIIIMTDADVDGAHIRTLLLTLFYRQMPELVERGHIYIAQPPLYKVKHGRDERYLKDDLEEASYMMMVALNGASLIPREGAEPIVGEALAELVRQYNLANAIMMRLTRVIDRAALTAIMGGVTLQMTTLEDATASAQAMEAAINDPAVKVVVRSDELSEKHALRIERMRHGNVNVTSIDADFVQSNDYAVLANAAATFQGLIGEGAIMRRGEGEKMKEFAVRGFHEAMLWLRDEAERGVTKQRYKGLGEMNPEQLWETTMDPTVRRLLKVQIEDAIAADQIFTTLMGDEVEPRRNFIESNALQAGNIDV
- a CDS encoding MFS transporter; its protein translation is MIDIPGSQAAPPRIRRRQTLALVLLVVTGVINYLDRATLAVANEFIRVDLDLSLGQMGLLLSAFSWSYALCQLPVGALVDKIGPRWLLGAGLVVWSLAQAAGGLVSTFGWFVLARIVLGIGEAPQFPSAARVVSNWFPLRARGTPTGIYNSASPLGFALAPLCLSPLIAATSWHWAFFVTGALGIVAAVVWIALYRDPVREELSEAERAYLDEGQSIEAAPTAGFAAWRALFRHRATWGMLLGFFGSVYLNWVFLTWLPGYLRTERHMDVAYVGVAATIPFLCGFAGALIAGWASDRITRHAASAVKGRRTAVVLAMLGMVAFTIPAALVESNTAAIACISVVIFLANAASACSWSLATAVAPRSRVASLGAIQNFGGFIGGALAPIFTGYIAQSWSFVPALLTGAGIAFLGAMSYQFLVIGPIPEQD
- a CDS encoding HNH endonuclease — encoded protein: MSDFTITATDAKAWSDAELAATIKAYLQMLYAELNGVSYNKAAVNRTLRAGPLAGRTKASIEFRMQNISAALYELKMPYIAGYLPARNIGSAVKEKMISLLSAEGIESLEAYVPTPDADTLSKRVADLRQRHLGAVPKGAQLPRTATVTTTSYVRDPAVKAWVLQAANGCCEGCGVPAPFIGMDGLPYLEVHHVMPLSSHGSDQTTNAVALCPNCHRRCHYAKDRDEFKLALYQQVPRLAVEVPEPVEQAIFG
- a CDS encoding PHA-depolymerase-like protein: MATLVLSLLATSAHGAVIALPKYNVSVNEVSVSGFSSGAHMAAQMHFAYSKTVKKGAGIIAGGPVYCSQGNALIATGPCMANTASRNLPYLISVVNTWSGNGYIDPTGNMAASKVYLMSGTIDSTVRQPVMNDLRTMYGNYVPSANIVYKNNLTAEHSIPTDFFGSGCAINGSPYVNNCNFDTAGEILKWIYGPLNAKNAGTLSGSFINFDQAAFWGNRNPNTHGMASSGYAYVPAACAAGQSCRLHVAFHGCMQNVASVGTAFYQNAGYNRWADTNNIVVLYPQAMAKANNPGGCWDWWGHDDVNFPAKSGGQMVAIKTMIDKIVSGNAAAPYTCSSWFASNYAHVSAGRAYLGSDGQVYAVNSNQYLGYYMTTAYTDVRRTSAGYYAYGTCS